A window of the Cetobacterium sp. ZOR0034 genome harbors these coding sequences:
- a CDS encoding methyltransferase domain-containing protein — translation MTLKEEYQIQQKYRKWTNIANKLPLNNNQTILELGCGIGEFSEILSEKVHQVIAVDINSEFLEILKNKNINNINIIQNDIHDLVYIPEEIDGIFSSFAIAYFPNKMEVTLSNWVNKLKFNGWIAIIEIDNLLRGHQPLSEKITKYLAKFEKEIKNEGVYDFEAGRNIEPILKKLGLEIILSENLDDSELTSSGALPDNICSMWENRLNRLSFNKYFSKEEINSIKIEFLSLLKNTKHINETKVKFIIAKKNQSNDSVNIIKNAKEYVKNRLINEKTGHDWQHTLRVLENAKKIAIKEKENIDFTVVQLGALFHDVADHKFGYSNIDRKNIIESFLLNTSLTKEQIEHVVYIANTTSFTKGIPLKTLESKIVQDADRLDALGAIGIARTFTFGGAFQREIYNPEEMNDTISHFYTKLLKLKDLMNTEEGRIEAEKRDKFMRDFLKQFYLEVL, via the coding sequence ATGACATTAAAAGAAGAATACCAAATTCAACAAAAGTATAGAAAATGGACTAATATTGCAAATAAATTACCACTGAACAATAATCAAACCATTCTCGAATTAGGATGTGGAATCGGTGAATTTTCTGAAATTTTATCCGAAAAAGTACATCAAGTTATCGCCGTTGATATAAATTCTGAATTTCTTGAAATTTTAAAAAATAAAAATATCAATAATATAAATATTATTCAAAATGATATCCATGATTTAGTTTATATTCCAGAGGAGATAGATGGTATATTCTCTAGTTTTGCAATCGCTTATTTTCCAAATAAAATGGAAGTGACTCTTAGTAATTGGGTTAATAAGTTAAAATTTAATGGGTGGATAGCTATTATAGAAATTGACAATCTTTTAAGAGGGCATCAACCATTATCAGAAAAAATAACAAAATATCTAGCAAAATTCGAAAAAGAAATTAAAAACGAAGGTGTTTATGACTTCGAGGCCGGAAGAAATATTGAACCTATTCTAAAAAAATTAGGACTAGAAATTATTCTAAGTGAAAATCTAGATGATTCTGAGCTTACATCTTCTGGAGCTCTCCCTGACAATATTTGTTCTATGTGGGAAAATCGTTTGAACAGATTATCCTTTAATAAATATTTCTCTAAAGAAGAGATTAATTCAATAAAAATTGAATTTCTATCTCTTCTTAAAAATACAAAACATATAAATGAAACTAAGGTTAAATTTATTATTGCTAAAAAAAATCAATCGAACGATTCTGTGAATATAATCAAAAATGCTAAAGAGTATGTTAAAAATAGATTGATTAATGAAAAAACTGGTCATGATTGGCAACACACTCTTCGAGTTCTAGAAAACGCTAAAAAAATTGCTATCAAAGAAAAAGAAAATATCGATTTTACAGTAGTTCAATTAGGTGCTTTATTTCATGATGTTGCAGATCATAAATTCGGTTATTCTAATATCGATCGTAAAAATATTATCGAATCATTTTTACTGAATACATCTCTAACGAAAGAGCAAATTGAGCATGTTGTATATATAGCTAACACAACATCTTTCACTAAAGGAATACCTCTAAAAACTTTAGAAAGTAAAATAGTTCAAGATGCTGATCGTTTAGATGCTTTAGGAGCTATTGGTATCGCTCGAACTTTTACTTTTGGAGGCGCTTTTCAGCGAGAGATTTATAACCCCGAAGAAATGAACGATACTATCTCTCATTTTTATACTAAACTTTTAAAACTAAAAGATTTGATGAATACAGAAGAGGGGCGTATTGAAGCTGAAAAAAGAGACAAATTCATGAGAGATTTCTTAAAACAATTCTATTTAGAAGTTTTGTAA